Proteins encoded in a region of the Leguminivora glycinivorella isolate SPB_JAAS2020 chromosome 23, LegGlyc_1.1, whole genome shotgun sequence genome:
- the LOC125238220 gene encoding uncharacterized protein LOC125238220, which produces MSSSLPFTFVFLVLTLVEVIPIQLQEGEELKENNVENTELNDCVSVQRSTEVGVCFGKEVLKNLDKYDEAESFSLTNGISFVRDEKTPRHFGSFLDKDPMDFRAIMEDASNLISKRSLHWDLSGLYPGLVMRIGPTLANGMLEFVMDSRIKDRTYHHQQHGEMSTGRLLARNLLVPFLLGFKFQLSTLLPLLLGLLLIASKKAFFLAKIALLATTVFSGGSGWGHGSGYGDFSSSPLSSYTSYDSPGYFHGHHGSSGSGEDTTTDILTIRNTISSLQNPPLHL; this is translated from the exons ATGTCTTCGTCACTCCCTTTTACATTTGTTTTCTTAGTTTTAACTTTAGTTGAAGTTATACCTATTCAGTTGCAAGAAGGTGAAGAGTTGAAAGAAAATAATGTCGAAAATACGGAATTGAATGATTGTGTCAGTGTTCAAAGGAGTACGGAAGTTGGAGTTTGCTTTGGTAAAGAGGTGCTTAAAAACTTAGACAAATATGATGAAGCGGAATCGTTCAGCTTGACTAATGGGATATCGTTCGTCAGAGATGAGAAAACGCCGAGGCATTTTGGAAGCTTTCTTGACAAAGATCCAATGGATTTCCG TGCCATTATGGAAGACGCAAGCAACTTAATTTCAAAGAGATCACTCCACTGGGACCTCAGCGGTCTGTATCCTGGTCTTGTGATGAGGATCGGACCCACGCTAGCCAATGGGATGCTGGAGTTTGTGATGGACTCAAGAATTAAGGATCGGACATACCACCATCAGCAGCATGGTGAAATGTCTACGG GCCGACTTCTAGCCAGGAATTTACTAGTACCATTTCTCCTCGGCTTCAAGTTCCAACTATCAACCTTGCTGCCATTACTACTTGGTCTTCTTCTGATCGCCAGCAAAAAAGCGTTCTTTCTGGCCAAAATAGCGTTATTAGCGACTACAGTATTTAGTGGAGGATCTGGCTGGGGACATGGATCTGGATATGGAGACTTTTCTAGTTCTCCATTGTCGTCGTATACTTCTTATGATAGTCCTGGATATTTTCATGGACACCATGGATCAAGCGGTTCTGGGGAG GATACTACCACAGACATCCTCACCATTCGGAATACTATTTCAAGTCTGCAGAATCCACCGCTTCACCTATAA